In the genome of Pseudomonas sp. LBUM920, one region contains:
- a CDS encoding DUF6388 family protein: MTTPEMTQEARHEAALKKYVAESPELLDEIKDLSADDQRDQIQWSFEDEAEAQGLQPWELTLKYTSTPEEFEAARLALHKEAAEVLGVDWNEYCGMNNLAI; this comes from the coding sequence ATGACCACACCAGAAATGACCCAGGAAGCGCGGCACGAAGCAGCCCTCAAAAAGTACGTTGCGGAGTCGCCGGAACTGCTGGATGAGATCAAGGACCTGAGCGCCGATGATCAAAGGGACCAGATCCAATGGTCATTTGAGGATGAGGCCGAGGCCCAGGGCCTGCAGCCATGGGAATTGACCCTCAAGTACACCTCGACGCCGGAAGAGTTCGAGGCCGCACGTCTGGCCTTGCACAAGGAGGCCGCCGAGGTGCTGGGTGTCGACTGGAACGAGTATTGCGGGATGAACAATCTCGCGATCTGA
- the nadC gene encoding carboxylating nicotinate-nucleotide diphosphorylase has protein sequence MPNLRLADLTAEIEANVRRALLEDIGSGDITAQLIPAERLAKATIITRDAAVIAGTAWVDAVFRQLDPRVAVHWQVADGERVSPNQALFHLEGPARSLLSGERCALNFLQMLSGVATRAQYLADFVATTQVKLLDTRKTLPGLRLAQKYAVTCGGCHNHRIGLYDAFLIKENHIAACGGIAQAIAAAHKIAPGKPVEIEVESLLELREALAAGADIIMLDELSLDDMREAVRLNAGKAKLEASGGINETTLLPIAQTGVDYISIGAMTKDVKAVDLSMRLSI, from the coding sequence ATGCCGAATCTCCGTCTTGCCGACCTCACCGCCGAAATCGAAGCCAACGTGCGCCGTGCACTGCTGGAAGATATCGGCAGCGGCGACATCACTGCGCAATTGATTCCGGCCGAACGGCTGGCGAAGGCTACGATCATCACCCGCGACGCGGCCGTCATCGCCGGTACGGCCTGGGTCGATGCAGTGTTCCGCCAGCTCGATCCGCGGGTCGCGGTGCATTGGCAGGTTGCCGACGGTGAGCGTGTCAGTCCCAACCAGGCGCTGTTCCACCTTGAGGGCCCTGCCCGCTCACTGCTCAGCGGCGAACGCTGCGCGTTGAATTTTCTGCAGATGCTGTCAGGCGTTGCCACGCGCGCTCAGTACCTGGCGGATTTCGTCGCCACGACTCAGGTCAAACTGCTGGACACCCGCAAAACCCTGCCGGGCCTGCGCCTGGCGCAGAAATACGCGGTGACCTGCGGCGGTTGTCATAACCACCGCATCGGGTTGTATGACGCATTCCTGATCAAGGAAAACCATATCGCGGCGTGCGGCGGGATTGCGCAGGCGATTGCCGCCGCGCACAAGATCGCGCCGGGCAAGCCGGTGGAAATCGAAGTGGAAAGCCTGCTGGAACTGCGCGAAGCGCTGGCGGCGGGCGCCGACATCATCATGCTCGACGAATTGAGCCTGGATGACATGCGTGAGGCCGTGCGCCTGAATGCGGGCAAGGCCAAGCTGGAGGCCAGCGGCGGGATCAATGAAACCACGCTGCTGCCCATCGCCCAAACCGGAGTGGACTACATCTCCATCGGCGCAATGACCAAGGATGTGAAGGCGGTGGACTTGTCGATGCGGCTGAGCATCTGA